A genomic region of Xiphophorus couchianus chromosome 18, X_couchianus-1.0, whole genome shotgun sequence contains the following coding sequences:
- the LOC114162027 gene encoding extracellular calcium-sensing receptor-like: protein MTQVCSDVILDIKNCRYDYKDLKATMGNIISQAFARVMDIEEDFQTESTEIPDLSLQCRMIPNTMPVLEKKGDIILGGLFSLHDMVEEQSLPFTSHPPKSKCTRFNFRTFRWMQTMIFAIEEINKEGKLLPNITVGYKIYDSCSTPHQALKAAMELMGGEKSSEVGEKTQRNSTCNESVPLVIGDGGSTQSLVVARFLGVFTVPQISYFSSCACLSDKKQFPAFLRTMPSDFFQVDALVQLVKHFGWTWVGVIAGDDAYGRGGANIFANEVTNLGVCIAFHRIIPKNRQQTEILSIISVIRLSGAKVILVFAVEQDAAALFDEVQRSELTGIQWLASEAWSTAAVLSTPEKYHHILQGTVGFAIQQANIPGLRDFLLRLNPSRSDAQMDPFLVSFWEEVFQCSLGVQTASREKEGESKPPCSGKEDLGNVTNIYSDVSQLRISYNVYKAVYAVAYALKAMKSCVKGEGPFFQRSCADPDVIQPWQLLHYLKQVQYLNSFASEIKFDENGDPAAMYDLVNWQMNPNGKIEFINIGKFDGMTGDVKQKLYIHEDIILWNGNRTRVPSSVCSTICPPGTRKAMRPSFPVCCYDCVACTAGKISNLSDAIECAQCPPEFWSNAERTACIPKRVEFLSFRDTMGITLVAISFIGSFSTCIVVLIFFCNRTTPIVRANNSTLSFLLLLSLTLCFLCSLTFIGQPSKWSCMLRHTAFGISFVLCISCILGKTLVVLVAFNAKLPGSNVIKWFGPSQQKAIIAICTVTQVLICTVWLLIAPPAPRQLIPREEDFIILLCDEGSYIAFALVLSYIGLLAVLCLFLAFLARKLPDSFNEARLITFSMLIFCAVWIAFIPAYISSPGKYATVTEVFAILASSYGLLGCIFAPKCYMILLRPEKNTRKHLMSKAPSSKF, encoded by the exons CCCAGACCTGAGCCTGCAATGTCGAATGATACCCAATACTATGCCTGTGCTGGAGAAAAAGGGGGACATCATTTTGGGGGGCCTCTTTTCCCTTCATGACATGGTGGAGGAGCAAAGTTTGCCTTTCACCTCCCACCCTCCTAAAAGTAAATGCACCAG ATTCAATTTCCGAACTTTCCGCTGGATGCAAACTATGATCTTTGCAATCGAAGAGATCAACAAGGAGGGGAAGCTTCTTCCAAACATCACAGTCGGATACAAGATCTATGATTCATGCAGCACACCGCATCAGGCTTTGAAGGCTGCCATGGAGCTAATGGGGGGTGAGAAGAGCTCAGAGGTTGGAGAAAAGACTCAGAGGAATAGCACTTGCAATGAAAGCGTGCCGCTGGTGATAGGAGACGGAGGCTCCACTCAGTCTCTCGTTGTGGCTCGTTTCCTTGGCGTCTTCACCGTGCCACAA ATCAGCTATTTCTCCAGCTGTGCCTGTCTGAGTGACAAAAAGCAGTTTCCTGCCTTCCTAAGGACCATGCCGAGTGACTTCTTCCAG GTAGACGCTCTGGTTCAGCTCGTTAAACATTTTGGCTGGACGTGGGTTGGTGTGATTGCGGGTGATGATGCCTACGGTCGTGGCGGGGCAAACATTTTCGCTAATGAG gtCACAAATTTGGGTGTTTGTATTGCCTTTCATAGGATTATCCCTAAGAACAGACAGCAGACGGAAATATTATCCATCATTTCCGTCATCCGCCTGTCTGGGGCAAAGGTGATTCTCGTATTTGCTGTGGAACAAGATGCGGCGGCGTTGTTTGACGAAGTACAAAG AAGCGAGCTCACTGGGATACAGTGGTTAGCCAGTGAAGCTTGGAGCACAGCAGCTGTACTTTCCACCCCCGAGAAGTACCACCACATCCTCCAGGGTACGGTTGGCTTTGCCATTCAGCAGGCAAACATTCCGGGATTGCGAGACTTTCTGCTTCGCTTGAATCCGTCGAGATCGGATGCCCAGATGGATCCCTTCCTTGTGTCCTTCTGGGAAGAGGTGTTTCAGTGCAGCCTGGGTGTTCAAACTGCAAGTCGGGAAAAGGAAGGTGAAAGTAAGCCTCCATGCTCTGGAAAGGAAGACCTTGGGAATGTGACAAATATCTATTCAGATGTATCACAGCTGAGGATTTCCTACAACGTCTATAAAGCGGTGTATGCTGTCGCCTATGCTCTTAAGGCAATGAAAAGCTGTGTGAAAGGAGAAGGACCTTTTTTTCAGAGGTCCTGTGCAGATCCAGATGTTATTCAGCCTTGGCAG CTACTTCATTACCTAAAGCAAGTGCAGTACTTGAATTCATTTGCAAGTGAAATTAAATTCGACGAGAATGGCGACCCTGCAGCCATGTACGATCTCGTTAACTGGCAGATGAATCCAAATGGGAAAATTGAGTTCATCAACATTGGCAAATTTGATGGCATGACCGGAGACGttaaacaaaaactttacatCCATGAAGACATCATTTTGTGGAATGGCAACCGAACcagg GTTCCCTCATCAGTATGTAGCACTATTTGTCCTCCAGGCACACGGAAGGCGATGAGACCGAGCTTTCCTGTTTGCTGCTATGACTGTGTGGCTTGTACAGCGGGGAAGATCAGCAATCTCTCTG ACGCCATAGAGTGTGCACAGTGCCCACCGGAGTTCTGGTCCAATGCTGAAAGGACCGCGTGCATCCCCAAACGGGTGGAGTTCCTCTCCTTTAGAGACACCATGGGCATCACCCTGGTTGCCATTTCTTTCATCGGCTCGTTCAGCACTTGCATTGTGGTCCTGATATTTTTCTGCAATAGAACCACACCCATTGTCAGAGCTAACAACTCGACGCTGAGCTTCCTGTTGCTCCTATCCTTGACTCTATGCTTCTTGTGTTCTCTGACCTTTATTGGCCAGCCATCCAAGTGGTCCTGCATGCTGCGCCACACAGCGTTTGGGATCAGCTTTGTGCTCTGTATCTCCTGCATCCTAGGGAAGACATTAGTGGTGCTGGTAGCCTTCAATGCAAAACTTCCAGGCAGCAATGTCATTAAATGGTTTGGACCCTCACAGCAAAAAGCAATCATCGCTATTTGTACCGTAACCCAG gtccTTATTTGTACTGTGTGGCTGCTCATTGCGCCCCCTGCTCCACGCCAACTGATTCCACGTGAGGAAGACTTTATCATTCTCTTATGTGACGAAGGCTCATACATTGCATTCGCTTTGGTGCTGAGCTACATCGGGCTCCTGGCGGTCCTCTGTCTTTTCTTGGCCTTCCTGGCCAGGAAGCTTCCCGACAGCTTCAACGAGGCTAGACTCATCACTTTCAGTATGCTGATATTCTGTGCTGTTTGGATAGCATTTATTCCCGCCTACATCAGCTCTCCGGGGAAGTACGCAACAGTCACAGAAGTGTTTGCAATCCTGGCCTCCAGTTATGGACTGCTGGGTTGCATCTTTGCCCCAAAGTGTTACATGATCCTGCTCAGGCCAGAAAAGAACACAAGGAAACACTTGATGTCCAAAGCTCCCTCTagcaaattttag